In a single window of the Caproicibacterium sp. BJN0003 genome:
- a CDS encoding MATE family efflux transporter, translated as MKQRSNFIIDLSQGPILSQLVYFSFPLLLGNLFQQLYNSMDFLIVGRVCGSTAQAAVSASTSIVNLLISFTQGFAVGASIVISLHFGAKLYDQMRRSIHTAVVLGIGLGIISTTMGFVFSHPILTMIQTPPEALEEATEYFQIISIGLFFMVMYNMGSGIFRSLGDNRHPLYSLILSVILNTVLDLVFVAGFHMGVRGAAVATVIAQGASVTGEFWVLFHTDESYRLNWNELKVDKKQLRAILKNAFPSAFQNCIISLSNVVVQANINQFGELAMAGFGSYSKLASFAVLPATSMSLSLTTFVSQNRGAKQYDRTKKGVHYGLILISAITMGIGLGMVVFGRPLVGLFNPDSAVIEYGIMMCQRAGPFLILLGLSHALTGALRGAGYAKIPLFVLAISWCLIRVIWILGLGLIWNDIRVVYWAYPVTWLCSTVILFIFYHKIYGEMKSDESSTDSEVPSGNMRHIKHFISSLQHRS; from the coding sequence ATGAAGCAGCGTTCAAATTTTATAATTGATTTAAGTCAAGGCCCTATTTTGAGCCAGCTTGTTTATTTTTCATTCCCGCTTCTTTTGGGTAATCTGTTTCAGCAACTTTATAATTCTATGGATTTTTTGATTGTCGGCCGAGTATGTGGAAGCACAGCACAGGCCGCAGTCAGTGCATCTACTTCCATCGTGAATTTGCTGATCAGTTTTACTCAAGGTTTTGCCGTTGGTGCTAGTATCGTAATTTCGCTTCATTTTGGAGCAAAATTATACGACCAAATGCGTCGCAGTATCCACACCGCAGTCGTTTTGGGAATAGGATTGGGTATAATTTCAACAACCATGGGCTTCGTATTTAGTCATCCTATTTTAACAATGATACAAACGCCGCCTGAAGCTTTGGAAGAAGCAACTGAATATTTTCAGATCATTTCCATAGGATTGTTCTTTATGGTTATGTATAACATGGGCAGTGGGATTTTCCGCTCCCTTGGTGACAACCGTCACCCTTTATACAGTTTAATTTTATCAGTAATTCTAAATACTGTTCTGGATTTAGTTTTTGTTGCAGGGTTTCATATGGGAGTTCGAGGCGCCGCCGTTGCAACGGTTATTGCACAGGGTGCAAGCGTAACCGGAGAATTTTGGGTGCTTTTCCACACCGACGAATCTTACCGCTTAAATTGGAATGAATTAAAAGTGGATAAAAAGCAACTTCGTGCAATCTTAAAGAACGCATTTCCAAGCGCTTTTCAAAACTGCATTATATCCTTATCAAACGTCGTTGTCCAGGCTAATATAAATCAATTTGGAGAACTGGCTATGGCGGGTTTTGGCTCGTATTCAAAGCTTGCTAGTTTTGCAGTGTTACCCGCTACTAGTATGTCTCTTTCACTAACAACGTTTGTTAGCCAGAACCGTGGGGCAAAACAATATGATCGCACCAAAAAAGGAGTGCATTATGGGCTAATACTGATTAGTGCAATTACCATGGGAATCGGCTTAGGAATGGTCGTATTTGGACGGCCTCTGGTTGGTTTGTTCAATCCTGATTCAGCCGTAATTGAGTATGGAATTATGATGTGCCAACGTGCAGGACCATTCCTGATTCTTTTGGGACTTTCTCATGCGTTGACTGGTGCTTTGCGTGGTGCTGGTTATGCAAAAATCCCTCTGTTTGTGCTCGCAATCAGTTGGTGCCTAATAAGGGTGATCTGGATCCTCGGATTGGGCCTTATTTGGAATGATATTCGAGTTGTTTATTGGGCGTATCCAGTCACCTGGTTATGCAGTACCGTCATTTTATTTATCTTTTACCACAAAATATATGGAGAAATGAAGTCAGATGAGAGCAGCACGGACAGTGAAGTGCCTTCGGGCAATATGCGCCATATCAAACATTTCATATCCTCGTTACAGCACCGCTCTTAA
- a CDS encoding MerR family transcriptional regulator has translation MLTIGEFSKLSHVSSRMLRYYDNMGLLCPVHMGKENGYRYYDAQQLKTLLKIESLKQYGFSLSEIRDMLPLSREALAQKIHCRVLKAYEELNDMRKTLRHMEDDLMKMEESEFMQEKCDVIIMETSPQRVFGIRRKINIGEVHGLFQELKQEMQKRGLKRVGVTQLLYHGEEFSYENMDVEAQVEVAGEGPDICEIPAQLCAATTYVGPYEEIHYAYSALCSWVTDHPEYKICGPAIERYLKDENSVKSPEELETGILFPIKKISKSGGDSK, from the coding sequence ATGCTTACAATTGGCGAATTTTCAAAACTGTCTCATGTTTCTTCTCGCATGCTGCGCTATTACGACAATATGGGTCTGCTTTGTCCTGTTCACATGGGCAAAGAAAACGGATACCGTTACTATGATGCACAGCAGCTAAAAACTTTACTTAAGATTGAAAGCCTAAAGCAGTATGGGTTCTCTCTCTCCGAAATTCGGGATATGCTTCCACTTTCGCGGGAAGCTTTAGCGCAGAAGATACACTGCCGTGTGTTAAAAGCTTATGAAGAACTGAATGATATGAGAAAAACACTCCGCCATATGGAAGATGATCTGATGAAAATGGAGGAATCGGAATTTATGCAGGAAAAATGTGATGTTATTATCATGGAGACTTCGCCGCAGCGGGTTTTTGGTATTCGAAGGAAAATTAATATTGGTGAAGTTCATGGGCTGTTTCAGGAGTTGAAACAGGAAATGCAAAAGCGCGGGCTAAAACGTGTCGGCGTAACCCAGTTACTTTATCATGGAGAAGAATTTTCTTATGAAAACATGGATGTGGAAGCTCAGGTTGAAGTTGCAGGGGAGGGCCCTGATATCTGTGAAATCCCGGCGCAACTCTGCGCTGCTACAACATATGTCGGGCCATATGAAGAAATCCACTATGCTTACAGCGCTTTGTGCTCGTGGGTTACTGATCATCCCGAATATAAAATCTGTGGGCCTGCGATTGAACGATATCTAAAAGACGAAAACAGTGTGAAATCACCAGAAGAATTGGAAACTGGAATTCTTTTTCCGATTAAAAAAATATCAAAATCAGGTGGCGACAGTAAATAA
- a CDS encoding helix-turn-helix transcriptional regulator → MARNISIKVARAKKDMTQTELAAAVGISRQTMNAIEQGTYNPTIKLCRAICKVLDESLDGLFGEEN, encoded by the coding sequence ATGGCGAGGAATATATCGATAAAAGTTGCACGTGCGAAAAAAGATATGACGCAAACCGAATTAGCTGCTGCTGTAGGGATATCAAGGCAAACTATGAATGCAATAGAGCAGGGTACCTATAATCCAACAATTAAACTCTGCCGCGCAATCTGCAAAGTGTTAGATGAATCGCTTGATGGGCTTTTTGGGGAGGAAAATTAG
- a CDS encoding gamma-glutamyl-gamma-aminobutyrate hydrolase family protein yields the protein MNSYPSICVSTDGIYREGSPLRWIASPKSYPDAIAEAGGLPLLCSENCPEEMADFCDALLLIGGDDLSPMFYGEDVLNETVKVNALRDSFEMKLAASFLKRKKPIMAICRGFQIINVLLGGDLYQDLVAQKGLCHFDPQLRHPVHACEGSILAKLFGTEFNVNSTHHQAVRKLGRGLKATAFSSEGIIEAYEHESGLILGTQFHPERLTGPYWDDRTPNMSPYFAYFIELVRSESKKERKVSNT from the coding sequence ATGAACTCATATCCTTCAATTTGTGTTTCGACAGATGGTATTTATCGGGAAGGTAGCCCATTGCGTTGGATTGCCAGTCCGAAAAGTTATCCCGATGCAATTGCTGAAGCGGGTGGACTTCCGTTACTTTGCAGCGAAAACTGCCCAGAGGAGATGGCGGATTTTTGTGATGCTCTTTTGTTAATTGGAGGGGATGATTTATCTCCGATGTTCTATGGTGAGGATGTTTTGAATGAAACAGTAAAAGTCAACGCGTTGCGTGATTCTTTTGAGATGAAGCTAGCTGCGTCATTTTTAAAAAGAAAAAAACCAATTATGGCGATTTGTCGGGGCTTTCAGATAATTAATGTATTGCTTGGCGGCGATTTGTATCAGGATTTAGTGGCTCAAAAGGGACTTTGCCATTTTGATCCTCAATTACGACACCCTGTTCATGCCTGTGAGGGGTCCATACTTGCAAAACTGTTCGGGACAGAATTTAATGTGAACAGTACTCATCATCAAGCGGTGAGAAAACTTGGCCGCGGATTAAAAGCGACTGCTTTTTCCTCAGAAGGAATTATCGAAGCATATGAACATGAATCTGGACTTATTTTAGGAACTCAATTTCATCCGGAACGTTTGACCGGCCCTTATTGGGATGACCGTACGCCCAATATGAGTCCATACTTTGCCTATTTTATTGAGCTTGTTCGTAGTGAAAGCAAAAAAGAGCGAAAAGTCTCTAATACATAA
- a CDS encoding GNAT family N-acetyltransferase — MENFSMDFLNLTPENLASEHLCCIIRSKKLHPGVEAKRKWLSERLKEGHVFRKLNAKATVFIEYAPLETAWVPIIGDNYEYLYCLWVLGSYKGKGYGRALMEYCLADAKQKGKSGVCMLGAAKQKAWLSDQSFAKKFGFEIVDTTNSGYNLLALSFDGTTPRFAQNAKTLKIQSEDLTIYYDMQCPYIYQKIETIKQYCETNNVSASFIQVDTLQKAKELPCVFNNWAVFYKGKFETVNLLDVESLKRILRK; from the coding sequence ATGGAAAACTTTAGTATGGATTTTTTAAATTTAACACCAGAAAACCTTGCGAGTGAGCATTTATGCTGTATTATCCGCAGCAAAAAGCTGCATCCGGGTGTTGAGGCAAAGCGGAAATGGCTTTCTGAGCGACTTAAGGAAGGCCATGTCTTTCGAAAGCTCAATGCCAAGGCGACTGTTTTTATTGAATATGCGCCTCTTGAAACGGCTTGGGTTCCCATTATCGGTGATAATTATGAATATCTGTATTGCCTATGGGTCTTGGGCAGTTACAAGGGAAAAGGGTATGGGAGAGCACTGATGGAATATTGTTTGGCTGATGCCAAACAGAAGGGAAAATCCGGCGTTTGCATGCTGGGAGCAGCTAAACAAAAGGCCTGGCTTTCAGACCAATCCTTTGCGAAAAAGTTTGGTTTTGAAATTGTGGATACGACCAACAGTGGATATAACCTTCTTGCACTTTCTTTTGATGGGACAACGCCGAGGTTTGCGCAAAATGCGAAAACCCTAAAGATTCAGAGTGAAGATTTGACCATTTATTATGATATGCAATGTCCTTATATCTATCAAAAGATTGAAACGATTAAGCAGTATTGTGAAACAAATAATGTTTCCGCGTCTTTTATTCAAGTGGATACGCTGCAGAAAGCGAAGGAATTGCCCTGCGTTTTTAATAATTGGGCAGTTTTTTATAAAGGAAAATTTGAGACGGTAAATCTATTGGATGTTGAATCCCTGAAGAGAATCCTTAGAAAATAA
- a CDS encoding GNAT family N-acetyltransferase — MQNKYTIRLETKSDYNNAENLTREAFWNVYRPGCLEHYVLHTFRSRPDFVPELDFVMEQNGKLIGHIMYVRSEICADDGRVIPIMTFGPISIAPECKRKGYGTILLRYSMNEARKLGVGALAITGNINFYGKSGFTVASTKGIHYYAEPREAEVPYFLICELKPGFLNGVSGVYKDPEGYFVDEKEAEDFDAKFPQKEKLKLSGQIF, encoded by the coding sequence ATGCAAAATAAGTACACGATTCGTTTGGAAACCAAAAGCGATTATAACAATGCCGAAAATCTGACGCGCGAAGCGTTTTGGAATGTTTACCGTCCTGGGTGTTTGGAGCATTATGTCTTGCACACTTTTCGCAGCAGACCGGATTTTGTCCCCGAGCTGGATTTTGTGATGGAACAGAACGGAAAGCTGATTGGGCATATAATGTATGTTCGTTCTGAAATTTGCGCTGATGATGGCAGAGTCATTCCCATTATGACCTTTGGACCTATCAGCATTGCACCAGAGTGTAAACGCAAGGGCTATGGGACTATTCTGTTGCGCTACTCCATGAATGAGGCCAGGAAGTTAGGCGTGGGGGCACTTGCTATTACCGGCAATATTAACTTTTATGGCAAATCCGGTTTTACGGTTGCAAGTACAAAGGGCATTCATTATTATGCCGAACCGCGTGAGGCCGAGGTCCCTTATTTTTTGATCTGTGAGCTGAAACCTGGCTTTTTAAACGGCGTTTCAGGTGTCTACAAAGATCCGGAGGGATATTTTGTGGATGAAAAAGAAGCCGAAGATTTCGACGCCAAGTTTCCCCAAAAGGAAAAGCTGAAGTTATCAGGTCAGATCTTTTAA
- a CDS encoding AraC family transcriptional regulator — MEWLKNLSKAIDYIEKNLAGKISYEEAAKIACCSTYYFERIFSYVTGISLSEYIRRRRMTQAAFDLQMTDSKVLDVALKYGYTSPTSFNRAFQSVHGISPISAKAQGSVLHAYPPIRFSVKITGGNVMPYRVEEKKAMRIVGIRIPLTLDMEENKRNVPPFWEKALKSSQFLEICHLSNQSPQGVLGITACQSPNKIYYYIGAATDQPVPKEMFEYEIPAATWVIFESDGYFKESIQSIFRRFLTEWLPFSGYTYAELPDIEVYPISEERPRAGHSEVWIAVKKEKEN, encoded by the coding sequence ATGGAATGGCTAAAGAATTTGAGCAAAGCCATCGACTACATCGAAAAGAACTTAGCCGGTAAGATTTCCTATGAAGAAGCTGCCAAAATCGCATGCTGCTCCACCTACTATTTCGAGCGGATATTTTCCTATGTAACTGGTATTTCGTTATCCGAATACATCAGGCGGCGGAGAATGACACAGGCGGCGTTTGACTTGCAGATGACAGACAGCAAAGTCCTTGATGTGGCACTCAAATACGGTTACACTTCCCCCACCTCTTTCAACCGTGCATTTCAGAGTGTGCATGGAATTTCCCCGATCTCTGCAAAAGCACAGGGAAGCGTATTGCATGCATATCCGCCTATTCGCTTTTCAGTCAAAATTACGGGAGGTAATGTTATGCCCTATCGGGTCGAAGAAAAAAAGGCCATGCGCATTGTAGGCATCCGTATTCCGCTCACATTAGATATGGAAGAAAACAAAAGAAACGTCCCGCCTTTCTGGGAAAAAGCATTAAAAAGCAGCCAATTTCTGGAAATCTGCCATCTGTCAAACCAGTCCCCACAAGGTGTGCTGGGAATTACCGCATGTCAAAGCCCCAACAAAATTTATTATTACATAGGGGCCGCAACCGATCAGCCTGTGCCAAAAGAAATGTTTGAGTATGAAATTCCGGCGGCGACATGGGTGATTTTTGAGAGCGACGGGTATTTTAAAGAATCCATTCAAAGCATTTTCAGGCGCTTTCTTACAGAGTGGCTTCCATTTTCAGGTTATACTTATGCAGAACTGCCGGATATTGAAGTCTATCCGATCAGCGAGGAAAGGCCACGGGCAGGGCACTCCGAAGTTTGGATTGCAGTAAAAAAAGAAAAGGAGAATTGA
- a CDS encoding GyrI-like domain-containing protein produces the protein MDYQIEIRTIESVRVAFLHYKGIATEANQFFPSVFKSIQGKSNGASFFCYYVMNPKTKIGEMDLCVPTKETPIGNGIEVKEVPSVKAVCTTHTGPYETLSHAYEAISQYAAEHELQLQPPFREVYIKGPGMFLKGNPNKYITEIQFPIRED, from the coding sequence GTGGATTACCAGATTGAAATTAGAACTATTGAATCGGTTCGTGTTGCGTTCCTGCACTACAAAGGGATTGCCACCGAGGCAAATCAGTTTTTCCCTAGTGTTTTTAAGTCAATTCAGGGGAAATCAAACGGTGCGTCGTTTTTCTGCTACTATGTAATGAACCCAAAAACGAAAATAGGAGAAATGGATTTATGCGTACCAACTAAGGAAACTCCAATCGGCAATGGAATTGAAGTAAAAGAAGTCCCTTCTGTCAAGGCGGTATGCACCACGCATACCGGCCCATATGAAACCTTATCTCATGCTTATGAAGCAATCAGCCAATATGCCGCAGAGCATGAGCTGCAATTACAACCACCGTTCCGTGAGGTTTACATCAAAGGTCCCGGAATGTTTTTGAAAGGGAACCCAAATAAGTACATCACAGAAATTCAGTTTCCGATCAGGGAGGATTAA
- a CDS encoding ABC transporter ATP-binding protein — MIAISVKDLVKKYKNGVQALDGLTLTVNEGEIFSLLGPNGAGKSTLINILTTFLCPTSGSVILLGKDATHEAAAIRTQISCVAQRTSIDSHLSLTENMMFQSRLYRIPKSEAQKHMKSLISHFGLERYLKYPVSSYSGGVKRRLDIALNMMSKPKILFLDEPTVGMDIRSRMAMWDMVKKIRNDFGTTIFLTTHYLEEANQLSDTICIMKSGKEVIEGSPNTLREYLRQDMLTINFPSKEEAKNCFGPLKSVIKLKESDLRHDKIITSLKNGHVDLEKANRWLLNHDIPFLGIEITQPTLEDVFIRLTGEEM, encoded by the coding sequence ATGATCGCTATCAGCGTTAAAGACCTTGTAAAAAAATATAAGAACGGAGTACAGGCGTTGGATGGCCTTACTTTGACGGTGAATGAAGGCGAAATTTTTTCTCTGCTGGGACCAAACGGCGCAGGAAAATCGACTCTTATCAACATACTGACCACTTTTCTGTGTCCTACATCCGGCAGCGTGATTCTATTGGGAAAAGATGCAACCCATGAGGCGGCTGCAATCCGCACACAAATTTCTTGCGTGGCGCAGCGCACTTCCATTGATTCACACCTGTCTCTTACGGAAAACATGATGTTTCAAAGCAGACTTTATCGGATACCGAAGTCGGAAGCGCAAAAGCACATGAAATCGTTAATTTCTCACTTTGGTTTGGAACGGTATTTAAAATATCCGGTTTCGTCTTACTCCGGCGGAGTAAAACGGAGGCTTGATATTGCGCTTAATATGATGTCTAAGCCAAAAATCCTGTTTTTGGACGAACCGACTGTCGGCATGGATATTAGGTCCCGCATGGCAATGTGGGATATGGTAAAGAAAATCAGAAACGACTTTGGCACTACGATTTTTTTAACAACTCACTATCTGGAAGAAGCCAATCAACTAAGCGATACCATCTGCATCATGAAAAGCGGAAAAGAGGTTATAGAGGGTTCTCCGAATACTCTTCGAGAGTACTTACGTCAGGATATGCTGACAATCAACTTTCCATCGAAAGAAGAAGCCAAAAACTGTTTTGGCCCATTAAAAAGCGTGATCAAATTGAAAGAATCGGATTTGCGCCATGATAAAATTATCACCAGTCTAAAAAATGGTCACGTGGATTTGGAAAAAGCAAACCGGTGGTTGCTTAATCATGATATTCCTTTCCTTGGTATTGAAATCACGCAGCCCACTCTGGAAGACGTTTTTATCAGGTTAACCGGTGAAGAGATGTAA
- a CDS encoding ABC transporter permease — MDVLTLLKRDIKWRFHNAFTIVITILQPMLWLVLYSAVAGQAMQGIGIQNYTAFILPGLILLVCFGTCSSSGIMNYLMKTDGSFYRILIAPVQRSSIVLGQVLEAVLCTFLEVAIMCVVSLFFSVKIASGFSGLLIIILLVFLTAFFMAGLTYAISLCLPNEFLYETVMNAIVLPIFFLSTALFPEDKLSGGLKIAVNLNPFTHVINVLRDLILQGNIVIHDVILAILLLAILCLISFSWALHRLKKETSL, encoded by the coding sequence ATGGACGTTTTAACTTTACTTAAACGAGATATAAAGTGGCGTTTCCACAACGCCTTCACGATCGTGATTACCATTTTACAGCCTATGCTTTGGCTGGTTTTATACAGTGCTGTCGCCGGACAAGCGATGCAGGGCATTGGAATTCAAAACTATACGGCTTTTATTCTCCCCGGACTGATTCTATTGGTATGCTTCGGAACTTGCAGCAGCAGCGGCATTATGAATTACCTTATGAAAACAGACGGTAGTTTCTACCGGATACTGATTGCTCCAGTTCAAAGAAGTTCGATCGTTCTTGGTCAGGTATTGGAAGCGGTATTATGTACCTTTCTTGAAGTCGCCATTATGTGCGTTGTCAGCCTGTTTTTCTCGGTAAAAATCGCTTCGGGATTTTCTGGACTGCTTATCATTATTTTGCTTGTCTTTTTGACGGCTTTCTTTATGGCAGGATTAACTTATGCAATCAGTCTTTGCCTTCCCAATGAATTCCTTTATGAAACCGTAATGAATGCGATTGTTTTGCCGATCTTTTTTCTCAGCACAGCGCTATTTCCAGAAGATAAATTATCCGGTGGACTTAAAATTGCAGTCAATCTGAACCCGTTTACTCACGTAATCAATGTCTTACGGGATCTAATCTTACAGGGAAATATTGTTATCCATGATGTAATTTTAGCCATTCTTTTACTTGCCATTCTGTGCCTGATCAGCTTTTCATGGGCATTGCACAGATTAAAAAAAGAGACAAGTCTATAG
- a CDS encoding sulfite exporter TauE/SafE family protein has translation MEYVHNRNWLRKAGNVNWRFGLTMLIGGVVGSIVGSLCSGFLPQNLYNKLTGIILLLLAVQMLVSCIKNKHKKENSEDVSQLHKRSNTIKAVCFGLLGGIMSGLVGLSGGGPIIAGLMILGCQALEAVGTSVLVLFGIAVTGFITHLGIGSIDWQLVGLLTIGTICGAFVGPLLLKKIDKKKLEKILQPVLSEHLPP, from the coding sequence GTGGAATATGTACATAATCGTAATTGGTTGCGGAAGGCTGGAAATGTAAACTGGCGCTTTGGACTTACGATGTTAATTGGCGGTGTGGTTGGGTCTATTGTAGGTTCCCTATGTTCAGGGTTTCTGCCGCAGAACCTATATAATAAATTGACCGGAATTATTCTGTTGTTACTGGCAGTACAAATGCTTGTCTCATGCATAAAGAATAAGCACAAAAAGGAAAATAGCGAGGATGTCAGTCAGCTCCATAAGAGATCCAACACTATAAAAGCCGTTTGTTTTGGTCTGCTTGGTGGAATTATGTCTGGACTTGTTGGTCTTAGCGGAGGCGGTCCTATTATCGCAGGACTTATGATCCTTGGATGTCAGGCCCTTGAAGCTGTAGGAACTTCAGTGCTTGTGCTATTTGGCATAGCAGTTACTGGTTTTATCACACATCTTGGGATAGGAAGTATCGATTGGCAACTCGTAGGGCTGTTGACGATCGGTACAATTTGCGGTGCTTTTGTTGGCCCCCTTCTTCTCAAAAAGATAGACAAGAAAAAATTGGAAAAGATTCTTCAGCCCGTGCTTTCTGAACATTTACCGCCATAA
- a CDS encoding LytTR family DNA-binding domain-containing protein: protein MEIEIKVDNSCKEPKIIVMTNEVTEEINNLVKRISQVAPQMMIGFREGGAEIIEQEKISRIYAENGKVFAIADGNTYTLRLRLYELEERLNKNYFVRISNSEIINLKKVKNFDLRLTGTICVKLDDGTVTYVSRRFVTKIKQILGI, encoded by the coding sequence ATGGAAATAGAAATTAAAGTAGATAACTCCTGCAAAGAACCTAAAATCATCGTTATGACAAATGAGGTAACAGAGGAAATCAATAATCTCGTTAAGAGGATTTCGCAAGTAGCACCACAAATGATGATTGGATTTCGAGAAGGTGGTGCTGAGATCATAGAACAGGAAAAAATCAGCCGAATCTATGCTGAAAATGGAAAGGTCTTTGCCATTGCAGATGGGAATACGTATACCCTGCGATTGCGCTTGTATGAGCTCGAGGAACGACTAAACAAAAACTACTTCGTCCGAATTTCAAATTCGGAAATTATTAATTTGAAAAAGGTCAAGAATTTTGATCTTCGTTTGACTGGCACCATTTGTGTGAAGTTAGACGATGGTACCGTTACCTACGTATCACGTCGATTTGTCACCAAAATCAAACAGATACTTGGAATATGA
- a CDS encoding DUF3021 domain-containing protein, with translation MKKKTKFALSCFLGATLGLTIAVIITIIISVTLHDGKYYAVPPELISTCGNEINAVIIQTILSLFYGAVWGGASWIWSIDHWSILRQTITHLVVCSTATLPIAYFAYWMPHNVKGILIYFGIFFVIYLIIWIFQYLSTKKRLQQINEKLHNNYDKKHEI, from the coding sequence ATGAAGAAAAAAACGAAATTTGCTCTTTCTTGCTTTCTCGGTGCAACGCTCGGTTTAACAATTGCTGTGATTATAACAATCATCATTTCAGTAACTCTTCATGATGGCAAATATTATGCAGTTCCCCCGGAATTAATCAGTACTTGTGGGAACGAAATAAATGCTGTAATAATTCAAACAATTCTTTCGCTGTTTTATGGAGCCGTATGGGGTGGAGCCTCTTGGATTTGGAGTATTGACCACTGGAGCATTCTGCGGCAAACCATTACACATTTGGTTGTCTGTTCAACAGCAACTCTTCCAATTGCATATTTCGCCTACTGGATGCCTCATAATGTCAAAGGGATTTTGATCTATTTTGGTATTTTCTTTGTCATCTATCTGATTATTTGGATTTTTCAGTATTTAAGTACGAAAAAACGATTACAACAGATAAATGAGAAGCTTCATAACAATTATGACAAGAAACACGAAATCTGA
- a CDS encoding alkaline ceramidase: MKNKILMLGFSETDITPSKPIETIGFGRADELSRGILHPLSAQVAVWQLGEERCCVVTIDHIGFSKQHANTLRDEMAKVLCISREKIMLCFSHCHCAPNESASPEYYRSVCDRVKDAAALALQDMAPVNAVWGNAFTNIGLNRRKDCNALDRRIGILKICDSRSGKLKLLLLRLTAHNSVLKADNYLISPDYFGTVRDALRKEFGCPIMVTQGASGNIAPRYFKSAINPPDANDERFIRSDTALEDMAKTVLYDIKPVVMSLCPQKIDQLSMYSRQIELKADVPSYPRAMEIADEAQKYCGIDGTDWLKQVQHLLQNDIHQQTEKIEVQYFSLGNGCLCGVANEIMVEFALRVSEFLHNDFFYFGGYTNGCTGYFPTEEEFDKGGYEVYWSMLIYYVYHGRVFPLRRDSASELIRFVTENAPNI; this comes from the coding sequence ATGAAAAATAAAATTTTGATGCTAGGATTTTCTGAAACGGATATCACGCCATCTAAACCGATAGAAACCATAGGCTTTGGCCGCGCAGATGAGCTGTCCCGCGGCATCCTGCATCCGCTTTCGGCACAGGTAGCCGTATGGCAGCTAGGTGAAGAACGATGCTGTGTCGTTACCATCGATCACATTGGTTTTTCAAAACAGCATGCAAATACTCTGCGGGATGAAATGGCAAAAGTTTTGTGCATTTCCCGCGAAAAAATCATGCTTTGCTTTTCTCACTGCCATTGTGCACCGAATGAAAGCGCTTCACCGGAGTATTACCGCTCCGTATGTGACCGTGTAAAAGATGCTGCCGCCTTAGCCCTACAGGACATGGCTCCCGTAAATGCCGTATGGGGAAATGCTTTTACCAATATCGGGCTAAATCGGCGCAAGGACTGTAATGCACTGGATAGGCGGATCGGAATTCTAAAGATCTGTGATTCCAGAAGTGGTAAGCTAAAGCTTCTGCTGCTTCGTTTGACCGCGCATAATAGTGTACTGAAAGCAGATAACTACCTGATTTCCCCAGATTATTTCGGTACTGTCCGGGATGCTCTGAGGAAAGAATTCGGATGTCCGATCATGGTAACCCAAGGGGCATCTGGAAATATTGCACCGCGATACTTTAAATCTGCTATCAATCCGCCTGATGCTAATGATGAACGCTTTATTCGCTCAGATACAGCACTTGAAGACATGGCAAAAACTGTACTGTACGACATAAAACCCGTTGTCATGTCCCTATGTCCACAAAAAATTGATCAGCTTTCCATGTACTCGCGTCAGATCGAATTGAAAGCTGATGTGCCGTCTTATCCGCGTGCCATGGAAATCGCAGACGAAGCCCAAAAGTATTGCGGCATTGACGGTACGGATTGGCTAAAGCAAGTACAGCATTTGCTCCAAAATGATATTCATCAGCAAACGGAGAAAATCGAAGTGCAATACTTTTCCCTCGGAAACGGCTGTCTATGCGGCGTTGCAAACGAGATCATGGTGGAATTTGCTCTGCGTGTTTCAGAATTTCTCCATAACGATTTCTTTTATTTCGGCGGCTATACAAACGGCTGCACCGGCTATTTCCCGACGGAAGAGGAATTCGACAAGGGCGGCTATGAGGTTTACTGGTCCATGCTGATTTATTATGTGTACCATGGCCGAGTGTTTCCCCTTCGCCGTGATTCGGCATCTGAGCTAATCCGATTTGTTACAGAGAACGCCCCCAATATTTAG